Proteins co-encoded in one endosymbiont 'TC1' of Trimyema compressum genomic window:
- a CDS encoding JAB domain-containing protein has protein sequence MGLKKEHFLVIQLNTKNHILKVETVSIGSLNASIVHPREVFKDAVKNSAASIILGYNHTSGDPHPSREDCQVTERIVKGGILLGIDVIDHVIIGKGNYFSFKEEGMI, from the coding sequence ATGGGATTGAAGAAAGAACATTTTTTAGTCATTCAGTTAAATACTAAAAATCATATCTTAAAAGTTGAGACAGTTTCTATCGGTAGCTTAAATGCTTCAATTGTACACCCCCGTGAAGTTTTTAAAGATGCTGTAAAAAATAGTGCCGCCTCAATTATATTAGGGTATAATCATACTAGTGGTGATCCTCATCCCAGTCGGGAAGATTGCCAAGTTACTGAGAGAATTGTCAAAGGAGGTATTTTGCTTGGCATAGATGTTATTGATCATGTAATTATTGGAAAAGGCAATTATTTTAGCTTTAAGGAAGAAGGAATGATATAG
- a CDS encoding UPF0758 domain-containing protein, whose translation MSNITMKERPISIHPRERSVAVGIANLTDQELIAIVLRSGYQKIK comes from the coding sequence ATGTCAAATATTACAATGAAGGAGCGACCTATAAGTATACATCCTCGAGAGAGAAGTGTAGCTGTTGGCATAGCAAACTTAACGGACCAGGAATTAATAGCTATTGTTTTAAGAAGTGGTTATCAAAAAATAAAATAA
- a CDS encoding arsenic metallochaperone ArsD family protein has product MKKLVLYEPAKDALSEGMSLGDEALFRILIFINEMAQNEDIAIERYNIKDDPRAFVINKTASNLVKEKGHSVLPLVLLNDFVIKEGGYPTDEELTEALKRIAN; this is encoded by the coding sequence ATGAAAAAATTAGTTTTGTATGAACCTGCTAAGGATGCTTTATCAGAAGGCATGTCTTTGGGAGATGAAGCCCTTTTTAGAATTTTAATTTTTATTAATGAAATGGCACAAAATGAGGATATAGCAATTGAGCGCTATAATATTAAAGATGATCCTAGAGCTTTTGTTATTAATAAAACAGCAAGCAACTTAGTAAAAGAAAAAGGTCATTCTGTATTGCCTTTAGTACTTTTAAATGATTTTGTAATTAAAGAAGGTGGCTATCCAACAGATGAAGAATTAACAGAGGCTTTAAAAAGAATTGCAAACTAA
- a CDS encoding Maf family protein encodes MLFYEGKVVKGLSTSNVYFKELSDQEIFKYVATGEPLDKAGSYGI; translated from the coding sequence GTGCTTTTTTATGAAGGAAAAGTTGTTAAGGGTCTGTCAACATCCAATGTATATTTTAAAGAGTTAAGTGATCAAGAAATCTTTAAATATGTTGCTACAGGTGAGCCTTTAGATAAAGCAGGATCTTATGGTATTTAA
- a CDS encoding Maf family protein: MINIILASASPRRKEILENALAIKPEIIISGIEESVDITKSPGDLVLDLAFQKGEAVAEAYKESLVISGDTIVSLKRNILGKPKNESDAIAMLKSLSGQCHRVYTGHCAFL; encoded by the coding sequence ATGATTAATATAATTTTAGCATCAGCTTCTCCGAGACGAAAAGAAATACTAGAAAATGCTTTAGCAATAAAACCGGAAATAATTATTTCAGGAATTGAAGAATCAGTAGATATTACTAAGTCTCCAGGAGATTTGGTATTGGATTTAGCCTTTCAAAAAGGAGAAGCTGTAGCAGAAGCTTATAAGGAGTCTCTTGTTATCAGTGGTGATACTATTGTTTCTTTAAAAAGAAATATTTTAGGAAAACCTAAAAATGAAAGTGATGCCATAGCTATGCTTAAATCGTTATCCGGGCAGTGTCATCGAGTTTATACGGGACATTGTGCTTTTTTATGA
- a CDS encoding redox-sensing transcriptional repressor Rex, giving the protein MAEITGSTSAQVRKDFAYFGEFGVRGVGYDVDKLYEVISDIIGLHRNWQLAIIGAGHLGGALLAYSGFGDRGFYTSAIFDADKSKIGTEIGGLIVEDISNFKTITKREK; this is encoded by the coding sequence ATTGCTGAGATTACAGGTTCAACATCTGCTCAAGTTAGAAAGGATTTTGCCTATTTTGGAGAATTTGGTGTTAGAGGAGTTGGCTATGATGTAGATAAACTCTATGAAGTAATTTCTGATATTATTGGCCTTCATAGAAATTGGCAATTGGCAATTATTGGAGCCGGACATTTAGGTGGAGCATTGTTGGCTTATTCTGGTTTTGGTGACAGAGGCTTTTATACATCAGCTATATTCGATGCTGATAAAAGTAAAATTGGTACTGAAATTGGTGGGTTAATTGTTGAAGATATTAGTAATTTCAAGACTATAACTAAGCGAGAAAAATAG
- a CDS encoding winged-helix domain-containing protein, producing MKTAKIPEVTIMRLTTYSRYLLHLKETGKKLLHQEKLLRLQVQHLLKLERILPILENLVLEELAMM from the coding sequence GTGAAAACCGCTAAAATTCCTGAAGTAACCATTATGCGCTTAACAACTTATTCTAGATATTTACTTCATTTAAAAGAGACTGGAAAAAAATTACTTCATCAAGAGAAATTGCTGAGATTACAGGTTCAACATCTGCTCAAGTTAGAAAGGATTTTGCCTATTTTGGAGAATTTGGTGTTAGAGGAGTTGGCTATGATGTAG
- a CDS encoding bifunctional folylpolyglutamate synthase/dihydrofolate synthase, translating into MKDNKIDEYDEAIAYLESLETFGWQPGLQRIEKLLSILGSPQNDYQSIHVGGTNGKGSVTVTLAKILKDQGYKVGQFISPDMFDFRERIQFNGNWTEKASLVKQIRKIKEAISQMVAAGDEHPTNFEVSTALAFLYFSEKNIDIAVVEVGLGGAIDSTNVITPLISVITNVTMDHKEYLGNTEEEIAKVKAGIIKNGVPVVTGSLDSDVLKVIEEKAKSCGSKVYRIGYEFSALPKSFSKRGSYFIFQNKDWEKRILFSLVGHHQVRNGALALETIWCLKENGLIIDEEKMRGSMEHVLWPGRLELIEYKGKRILLDAAHNVDGAKHLGLALKSIYPFRKFVFVLGILGDKQRQEMMQYLGPVADAIVVTKPNSPRAGDYEIIATLAKEYVSDVILEPNIEEAVAIGLSKANENDIVCITGSIYMIKEARHYFKGGLLK; encoded by the coding sequence ATGAAAGATAATAAAATAGATGAATATGATGAGGCAATTGCTTATTTAGAGAGCCTTGAAACATTTGGCTGGCAGCCAGGTCTTCAACGTATTGAAAAACTATTATCCATTTTAGGGAGTCCTCAAAATGACTATCAGTCTATTCATGTCGGAGGAACAAATGGAAAAGGGTCTGTAACAGTTACACTGGCGAAAATTTTAAAAGATCAAGGTTATAAAGTTGGTCAATTTATATCCCCTGATATGTTCGATTTTAGAGAGCGAATTCAATTTAATGGTAATTGGACTGAGAAAGCTTCTCTTGTTAAGCAAATTAGAAAAATAAAAGAGGCTATTAGCCAGATGGTAGCAGCTGGAGATGAGCATCCTACTAATTTTGAAGTATCAACAGCCTTGGCATTTCTTTATTTTAGTGAGAAAAATATTGATATAGCAGTTGTGGAAGTTGGATTAGGTGGAGCCATTGATTCTACGAATGTAATTACACCTTTAATTTCTGTTATTACAAATGTAACTATGGATCACAAGGAATACTTGGGCAATACTGAGGAGGAAATAGCTAAAGTTAAAGCAGGCATTATTAAGAATGGTGTTCCTGTTGTGACAGGGAGCCTTGATTCTGATGTTTTGAAAGTCATTGAAGAAAAGGCAAAGTCATGTGGTTCGAAAGTTTATCGCATTGGCTATGAATTTTCTGCATTGCCTAAATCATTTTCTAAAAGAGGGTCTTACTTTATTTTTCAAAATAAGGATTGGGAGAAAAGAATCTTATTTTCTTTAGTAGGTCATCATCAAGTGAGAAATGGTGCTTTGGCGTTGGAAACAATTTGGTGTTTGAAAGAAAATGGCCTTATTATTGATGAAGAGAAAATGAGAGGAAGTATGGAGCATGTTCTCTGGCCAGGGCGCTTAGAGTTAATCGAGTACAAAGGGAAAAGAATACTCTTAGATGCTGCCCATAATGTAGATGGAGCCAAACATTTAGGATTAGCTTTAAAGTCAATTTATCCTTTTCGAAAGTTTGTATTCGTGCTAGGCATTTTAGGTGATAAACAGCGTCAGGAAATGATGCAGTATCTAGGACCAGTAGCTGATGCTATCGTAGTTACAAAGCCTAATAGCCCTAGAGCAGGAGACTACGAAATTATTGCAACTTTAGCTAAAGAATATGTTTCTGATGTTATTTTAGAACCCAATATTGAAGAGGCTGTAGCTATAGGTTTATCTAAAGCCAATGAAAATGATATTGTCTGCATTACAGGCTCTATCTATATGATTAAGGAAGCAAGACATTACTTTAAAGGAGGTTTACTAAAGTGA